The DNA sequence GTATTATCAGCAAATGACCAACTGGATAAAGGGCCAGTGATGTTAAGAACTGCAACCCAGACCTCTTCTAGGGAACTGAAAAGTACACAAATCTACTTAAACATTGAAAGAGATTaatatactttattttattacaGACAAATTCACACAATGATTAACAATTGCAAAATAACTTATGGAATTCTGGTTCTAGAGTATATCATGGCTTTTTTCCCCTGTTAGTAGTGCATCAAGAGAGATCAAACACCTCCATAGATAAGAAAACAActttgaaagagaaagagaCCATTACCAAAAAAATGTTCATATGAAATTGAACAATTACTATAATCAAGATTTTCAAGCAAGTCCACAAGAAACCATACAGGACATAAGTGTGTGATTGTGTAGGTTAACCATGATCAACTCACCCTAAATAGAGCTCCAAGTGGACTCTCCTTGGTCCCTTTTCAGAATTTAAGTGTTGATTCTGAACAGATAACATGGGAAAGAATTCATACTGCTTCACAATATCATCACTTTTTGCAGGGAACTTCAGACTATTTGAAAAGAGAAAACTGACTGGAAAAATTGCCTGCAAAGAGCGATGTTCCCCGTTAATTCTTAAACTTACAAGCCGTGGGAATATAGAACACAATTAAATAAAAGCTTTAGCAGTTGCTTTTGTATGAATAACAACATAGTACTAAAAGTAATACTAATAGTTGGAggaattttttcaatttaagaaAATATGCCCTGTATCAAAAGTCAAAACCCACCCAAAAGAGAAACATTCAATTTCTTTAGCATTAAACCTACCATCCAATCTTGGCGTTTAGAAAGCGATGCTGATTCAAATGAAAATTCGGAAGGAACATTCAATTCCTTTGCCAACTCAGGTGcatttttgaaaaggaaaagtAATGAATTGGAATCAGTTACAGCAAAATCATATGTGGATTCCACAATCCTATTTGTGCCTGCCAACCCACATGAAAACTGTTAGGAATTAATTACAAAAGAGTTAATCAGATAAAGACATTTGATTACTAGAACAATAATGGAGAAAGAAAACACATAAGAGGAACTCATAGATACATTTTAGATACTAGATTGTTCTAGATTAACTCTTCAGAATTTCAGAAGTTCAAGATGATTAAAATGGCCAACAAAGCTGTAATTTTCGCTAAACATTGCTAGGTTTCAATACCTTCAGTATGGAAAGTATGCTGAAAAACAATCCTCTTCGGTGCAGACATGGCATAAGGAAAGAACTGAGATGATAATGCCAAAGCAGACACACTGAGATGCAGCAGAAATTGCAAGATGGATGACCTGGCTAGCCACTGCCCACAAATGGGCAATAGAGGACCCATGGACCAACCAGTTACAACACCAACTAATGCAGACACAATGACATCAGGAACATAGTGCCCTGCAATTTGATGTTATATTCAGCAGCAAGAATTATAATAAGTTTGctaactttattatttttatagaacATGTTTATCTACATAACTTATAAAATCTGTGCAACTAACAGACGCACCTCAAGCAGGATAATCCCATACATATATTTCATTTGATTTTACACAACTAGAATTTACATGTATTCCATACAGATGTAGTACATGTGTGCAGAAAAAACATATTGCTAAACATGAGCTATGCAATCATTCTAATTCCTGGGATGCAAAATAAAGTTTAGGAAATAATGTGAATGTGAAAGTTAAGTCACCAATACAATATAGCAATAGATTTTCCTGGTAAATGATTCCAGTAACTAATATCTGGTTGTTGTAGACCTTAAAAGAGGTTTCTGCTACATTAGTTTGATAACTAGGAtcataaaaagtaaataattcttTCTTTCAAAGAACACACTAACCGTATGGAGGAGGAAGAGAACCCATCATGCCCATCTTCTCTATTAGAAACTGGACAAGAAAGCCGCCAAAATAAACAGTATAGGCAAGGCATGGAACTAGTGGTAATATGTAAAACATAGTTGATCTgcagaagagaaaaaaaaaatatgagtaGCAAATGTGAGAAAGAAAGATCGCATCAACATATCAATGCTGAGAAAAAACAAAGATGAAGCAAGATAATGAGAATAtcctttttttaaatatatatataaaggacGTGAGAATTTATTCTGTGCAGAAAAGGCAAACATGGTAGTTACAAATGTGAAAATCATTCACATTGTACCTGAGTGATTGGCGTCCAAAGGATTTGACTGATAAGCAGTAGGATACCCATGCAGGAAGCATGAATGCAGATATTAAAAAAGTCAGAAAACCTCCAGTCAACCCAGCTACAAGATAAACCTGCTTTTACTAAGATTGTTTAGCCATACAACAAGAGTATATCATGCTGTAAAGAGAACAAATTGCCTTGATATATGTTGAATTTACAAACCAAAGTTAATACGGCATAGAACCCAAATGCTCCCCAGAACCTTGCTTCATCACATAGAGCCTGCAAGTTGAGTCAGAAAATATTTTAGTTACCTTGGACCGTAAccactacaaaaaaataaatagttcAACAAAATAAATCAAGTCACAAATGAACCTACAAATATTTACAAAGACCACAAATGAAGGTAGCACAAGCCAAAGGATGCACTTAAAACACATTAATAGCTATAAAAGCTCTTGGGTAACAAAGGTAAAGACAATTTGAAGTTCAAACAATGCTTATGGAGAATTTGACTTCTAAAACCTACCCACCGCAATTTTTCTTGAAGCATAGATATTCTTTATTGCTAATGATGCCACTTTTGATTAAGTTAATTATACAAGAGAGGTAAAACATGTTTAGTATCCCTAGGAggaaaaatttaaacaaagcaaaggGTAAAATCCACATCATAGTGGGTTTATTAATGATGAATACCTCTCTTGATGTCTTGACAGTTGAAATGTCATGAGAAAGAGGAAAGCGTCTCCAGATAATTCTTGGAATTAAAAGACCAACAAGGGAGCAAGGGATAAACATCATGAAAGCCAAGTATGGATGACCAAACCTGTGTTTACTCTGCTACGTTAACATAAGAATACAGAAAATGAAAAGACTCGAATTATTATACCTCAGATACTGATCCATACTCTAGCGACATATAAATAGTTGGGTTTATAAGGTATTTATGACTTTATAGAACAAAAAGTTACATAAGCCATCCCTGCACCCATCTAAGTTAAGTTTATAGAACTTACCAATTCATTGTCTGAGACGAAAACAACAATCTCAACAATGAAAATGCAACAGGAACAACAATTCCGAATATAATCCCAAGCGCATGGAATAGAAATCCTGCAAATCCAACAGATCATAAGGTCAGTCAAAATATCAATATGTAATCATTTAAGCTCTTCTATAACAGAGACTAAAAAAAATCCTCACAAGTGATCAACAAGTAGTGTGATAATAATATATCTTGTGAAAAAGATCAGCAGCTATCATTTACCTTTTATGAAATCACAAAAAGTTGCTAACCAAGAATATGAACTACCACAGATAACGGACAtaacaaggaagaagaagatgggAGCAGTGTGAAGAACTTTAGCTACCCTTCTGGAATAGAATATCTGAAAACccataatttaaatataagataaCAACAAAGCAAGATCGAACCATGTAGAAGATCATATTAAATGGAACATAATAAGTAACCGCAAGAACTAACAAAATTTCACTTCATACCATAAACCATGACAGGTAATCAAAGAAAATCGCCCGCTCATCATTGAATATGCCAGCACTATCTTCACTTGAATTTTTTTGGTATGCGTTTTGTAACTTGGAAGAATTAGTAAAAGCCTTTATTATGCGGATTAAATTATCCCCCCGTACTTGCATGCTTCCAGGTCTAGAGACATAGTAATACATCAAATGGATGCTTTTTGAAAACTGGAAACATTTCAATTAAATATCTAGTATAAAAGAATCAGATTCATACATTAGCCTCTCTACTGTATCATAGGAGGTATGGTAAAAATAACCACCAAGGAGAAAGATAATGTCAAGGCCAGGAATATTCCCATAGTCTTCAGAAAATATTCGATAATCTGTATCCCCAGGGATAACAGGAAAAACATCCTGCATGTTAAAATAGAAACCGCATGTTTGAATCGGTAAATACAAATAGGGAAACAAATGGCAAGCAGAACAGTAAATTATTAAACTGATATGGGAAGTTAGAGGAGAAACCGAGAAAAGACAAACCTGAGCAGCACTGTTAGCCATAGGGTATATTGCAGCTTCTGCATAGATACTAGAAGGCCAAGAACTGGGTCCAGATTGGCAAAGCATATCTGTCAAtttttggaaaagaaaaaaaaattatatattcatTGAGATTGTCCCATATACCACTTGTGTCATaagttgaaaagaaaattaaataaaaaagaaaaaaaattgaagatatAGAACTAATCCTAAAATATTTTCCACCACATTTACCAGGTCCACCAGTCCCAGAAGCCTCTACATTTATAAAAGCTCCTATTGTGTCACGCCATTTATGAGTCTTCATGAACCCATGTGAACCCTTGtacataaaaaatacataatatctCATAAGCTTCAATGGTAGAAACCAACTACATATAAGCGTTTCTCTCCTACAGAAAATACTGTTCATTATAGCAATACTACTGCATTTTTTACGTTCAATGCAGAAAAGTATATGCGTGTGTGCCTACAAGAGGCTGTTGTGTTTGGGAGGAGGACTATCTGTGGTGTACTACATGTAAACACAACATTTGAAAGCAAATGTCATGTGAAGTGTAAAATAAGATCTGTAACCTTCTAAGAAAAGCAGCTCTATCTTCctaaaacattttaaaaatcttCAACTAGCAAGGATCTAACTATATTTAACTGGTCACAGATCATCACTCTTATAGGATGAAGCTTGGATGTGAAAGTCATGCTACAAAGTCATTAAAGTATAACTCTTGAATATCATATATAGATTGCACATATCCAGGGTCATAAGACAAAAATAACATATTAAACAAAATCTAAGTAATTAAACTATATGAATGATGATCATATGTGATCTCAGCTTCAAACATTTATCAATATAAGACATCCTACCAACATGAAAAGTTCTTCAGCGccgttaaaaagaaaaataactggGTGGCTGGGAGCCCAATCAGAGTCCACAATTAATCTTGCAATTTCTATCATTGATGCTGAAAAGGAGAAAATTAGATCAAGATTTATTATGCTCAAATGTAATATTTCAGATTCAATGAAGACTTCAAGCATAATCATTACCCACCAACACATGAACCACAATCACTAGCGCCAGGGGAACCAAGGGGGCTATCAAAATGTCCATTCACTAAAATTGACGGATCAGTATCTCGCGAATCTACAGATGAAATCCTGTAGTAAGATAGAAATGAAATCCATGTCAACCTTCCTTAAACAAAGACAGATACAGTATTAACTTGTTTTGATCACATGCAGTCCAGAAAATATGTACAATAAGTTATGATATGGTAATGATTCACCacagtttttcaaaaatcatatgttctctgttaaattattaaactgAAATTTCCACTTTCAAAGACCTTGAGATTTCATATCATTGTTATCATTCTTCTAATAAACATCTTATGATGCCTCAGTACATAATCTAGTTTGTATCAAGAATGACAGGTTAGCTTCCACCCTGTCTCGGGTTCCATTCTGAAGTATAGAAAAGGGTCCATGTTGACTAAACAATCATGAAATcagaaatatttttaatgaGAGGGAAAAAAATCATTTGCAAAACCAAAACACACAAAATGCAAATGGACATGTGAAAATATTCCATCAAAACTGCAGTTTTTATTAGGAGAATCAAATCAGATCCCCCCAGTTATTTTCATATTTCATATAATAAGTCCACTTTTGTATTCCAACTACCCTCTGAAgtataaaattgaattaaaagtGAAGCTTTAAGACGATTACTAGATTCTACTTTAACAGTGAGATTATGTCCGCTTCACATctcatcttttcttcttttacctttttcattttcattttcacctTGTTTGCCACAATAGATCAGGTTAGTTTtcatttctattaaaaaaaaaaaaggcccTTATAACTGGACTAAAATGCGACATTGTGGCAAAATGTGAAGAAAGGAACAGATGCAAGTCAGGTGCAATCCTACTGATAATATCTAACACTCATCTATCAAGTTTCAGAAATAAATGGtgtaatttaataataaaataataattataattttaaaataatgatataataataataaacttcATATCTGAAACATGAAAATCACTTCAATTACAAGGGCCATATAATCTATTACACAATGTTAACTTAGGTAACGCTAACTCGCTACTCACTACATACCAATACATAAAACTATGTCCAATATAAGTGACTATATTAAGTGGTAAGGTACCTCGCAACAATATTAGGAAGATTTCTGTATCCCAGAGCTATGTTGAACCCCAAAAAGAGCATATTGAAGGAGCCACTTACCGTAGTCTCGTCAATCTCAAATCTGCAGATAAAAAAGAACATGTAACTAAGCGTTTTAAAACTTAGAGCCTGAACCTGTAAACAGTTtatatcaaataaaattttttgaaataaaatctaaaaaatggTGAAAAGGCAAAAATcttaacatataaaaataataataatgataatattagAACCTGAATTTGGAGCTAGCTCGCCCCTTTATTGATTCTAACTGGTCTACAATATAGTTGGCTGCTTTTTTCAATCCAGGCCGTCCTTCCTATCAATAAATGCAGCAAAAGTCAACATCCATGAACTGAAATCGAAATTGAAGTGAttccttttttgtttctttttttattattattatgtgaaGTGAAATTTATATCACTTCTTCTAAAATACACGTCAAAACAACTGTATCTAACATCACACATCCAACACTATTTCAATGTTCCGAAAGCTatttataagagaaaaaaaaaagagaatcgAATTCGGATTCCGAAATAGTTTGACTCACTTGACGACCGTCGATCTCATGCGCCAACACCCGAACGTGTTGGATGGCTCTGGCTTCGGAGAATTGATCGAGAGGGGCGTGGGTTCCGAGGGGAATAACGAACTTCATGTAGAGGACGGAGTAGGCAAGCAAGGACAAGAGGCCGTACAAGAGTGCGAGCAGCAATAGGAACCTGAAACCCTTCGATTCATCTTTGGATGATCCGAAACCGAACGCCATTTTgcagaaggaagaagagaaattCAAAGTGTGGAGAGTTGTGTGGTTTTTATAATTAGTAAATAGAGTTTACTTAAGAGACACGGGTTCTAAGTTGTTGAGTGATAGAGTTGAGAGAATGTGTGTGTCAATAACAGCGGCAATCCCGCTCCCGACTCGCCAAAACGCAACACTCAGCAATCCCCAGTCGGCGCAGCACCCCAGTCAGCCAAGCGCgcattattaataatttaatattaagaGAAAGTGAGCTAATATTATTACCCCACTGATAATGTAGTCAATATTTATTgcaagaaaaatatatttaaaattgttaacagtaaaaacatttaaatcaaaattcaaaaatatttaaaatttaaactcaacAAAATTTAATCTTTAGTGAGCttcattataaatttatttagtaatttactataatattaactaaaattcAACTGTTATAATATTAATTCTTTAAcgttattataatattaatattgatacgtgttatattatattataagtTAAATTATTCTAGCAGTTATTatagttttatcaaattttgtaattaattctatataatttaaaaaaatttaattaaatttttgtactattttaaattttataattagatcattttgtaaaaaaaatattagtctaaacaaaatattctttttcaaattaaaaatatccaCATTTAAAAGTTAAATCTCTAAACTTcaacatatttttattttcaaaatattctattaattttaattttttttaaaattaattacaaaatttaaaataatataaaaacctaattaaaaaataaattatagaaacttaattactaatttagtaaaattataagaactgataaaataatttaacttatattgtattaaatattttaattaaatatattaaaaacttaatttttataattgtatAAAAGTTTTGCaccaataattaattatgtattatcatattaataaaaatattaacttttaaagttactattaaaaatttatttatacatataaatttaattgagtgacatatatatataaattaaactcatattaaattatataataatttttaactattaaaagAATATGTTATTAAATCATTACACACAACACAACAATTTACTTTGCACATGTCTAAGGTTATTACCGATTAAGAacattttaaaatatgtttttcaatatatatatagtgattattaatataaaaatatttttatataaaaataatatttaaaatatcaacatgtattatattaaataatttaattaaaaattaaattatttaataattcttATTGTTTGATATCTTGACTGAAAaacatttatttttatgtaaataatcatcctaaaaacatggaaaaaataaattttatattttttaaaattgatcaattaataattttttggtacaaatttaatgaatttaatacATGTCTTAAAAGAGACATTTTAGATGCACTTTTAATTTTGGGTGTGTGAAGTGTGAACACTTTCCTTCGGTGACAAGGTGGCGTGTGCTATGGTGTGTGACATACTGACATTGGATAtttatgcttttcttttgttagtATCTGGGTTTGGTCTGCTTTCCTTTTCAGCCCTTGAAAATGATTGCTAACTGGGCATTTGGGCCTACCAAGTAACCTTGTTAATTTGACATTgtattcattatttatttagtttgtaACCACCTGGATGTGTTCCTTGGCTAATCATCAGATCTTTTAATCAACAAATTGGAAGTTTGATTTCCACTTTGGCTAAAAGGCATTGTAAAGTTTTGTTGTTTGCCCTTAAATATAAACGGACGTATCTTATCTCTTTTGGTTGGAAGAGATAGTATAGAATTGTCACACTTGCAATTTGCTGATGATACTATTCTATTTTGTTCACCTGTAGAGGAAACCATCAAGAACTACAAACGACTTTTGCGATGTTTTGAGTTGATGTCAGGGCTCAGGATTAATTTTGACAAGTCCAGTTTGATTTCAATTAATTGTGATGAGCAGTGGGTACAGCGTATGTACAACTTATTGGGTTGTAAGGGAGACACCCTTTCAGTGAAATACCTTGAAATCTCTTTAGGAGCAAATCCGAGGTTGGTGAAGACCTGAAAGCCTATATTAGACAAAGTGGAGGAGAAACTCAGCCTCTGGAAAGCTAAGGTGCTAAACAAAGCAGGAAAGGTAGTACTCATTAAATCAATCTTAAATAGTCTGCCAGTATATTATTTGAACTTGTTCAAAATGTCTAAGGCTGTTGCGGAGAAACTGATCTCATTGCAAAGGAGATTCATGTGGAGTAAGGAGGATGGTAGAAATGGCATAGCATTAGTAAGATGGGAAGTGGTGCAGGCTCCTAAGAAATTAGGCGGGTTGGGAGTGGGAGATGCTATGATCCGTAACACAACACTATTGTTCAAGTGGTGGTGGCGGTTTGCAAAGGAAGAGTGCCCTCTATGGAAGAAGGTTGTATGCTCGTGTAATAGTCTGAACCCAAATGATCTCCTGTCAACTCATGTGCTACCTACTAGAGGAGGCTCATGGAATGATAATTGTCAGATACAAGTCTCGGATCAACGTATAATGGATAAGATGGTTACAGGCTTGAGTATGGAGATTGGCGATGGGCGACGGACACGGTTTTGG is a window from the Arachis stenosperma cultivar V10309 chromosome 3, arast.V10309.gnm1.PFL2, whole genome shotgun sequence genome containing:
- the LOC130969357 gene encoding uncharacterized protein LOC130969357, translating into MAFGFGSSKDESKGFRFLLLLALLYGLLSLLAYSVLYMKFVIPLGTHAPLDQFSEARAIQHVRVLAHEIDGRQEGRPGLKKAANYIVDQLESIKGRASSKFRFEIDETTVSGSFNMLFLGFNIALGYRNLPNIVARISSVDSRDTDPSILVNGHFDSPLGSPGASDCGSCVASMIEIARLIVDSDWAPSHPVIFLFNGAEELFMLGSHGFMKTHKWRDTIGAFINVEASGTGGPDMLCQSGPSSWPSSIYAEAAIYPMANSAAQDVFPVIPGDTDYRIFSEDYGNIPGLDIIFLLGGYFYHTSYDTVERLIPGSMQVRGDNLIRIIKAFTNSSKLQNAYQKNSSEDSAGIFNDERAIFFDYLSWFMIFYSRRVAKVLHTAPIFFFLVMSVICGSSYSWLATFCDFIKGFLFHALGIIFGIVVPVAFSLLRLLFSSQTMNWFGHPYLAFMMFIPCSLVGLLIPRIIWRRFPLSHDISTVKTSREALCDEARFWGAFGFYAVLTLVYLVAGLTGGFLTFLISAFMLPAWVSYCLSVKSFGRQSLRSTMFYILPLVPCLAYTVYFGGFLVQFLIEKMGMMGSLPPPYGHYVPDVIVSALVGVVTGWSMGPLLPICGQWLARSSILQFLLHLSVSALALSSQFFPYAMSAPKRIVFQHTFHTEGTNRIVESTYDFAVTDSNSLLFLFKNAPELAKELNVPSEFSFESASLSKRQDWMAIFPVSFLFSNSLKFPAKSDDIVKQYEFFPMLSVQNQHLNSEKGPRRVHLELYLGSLEEVWVAVLNITGPLSSWSFADNTLPGTETHDGGPPSYICRLSGSSDRNWTFWLEANSSEPLRVNLAVLDQKLVDPAKRLKGLLPDWVDAVTYSSFMSSYTF